From bacterium:
TTATGGCAAATACGGCTACCCGGCCCGAGCCGACCTGGCGTATAAAGACGTCGACGCCGCGGCCTACGACGCGCTCGTAATCCCCGGCGGCCACGCGCCGGACCGCATACGCCGCTATAAAAACGCCGTCGCGACCGTGAAAGAAATGGTCCGGGCGCGAAAGCCCGTGGCCGCGATATGCCACGGGCCTCAAGTGCTCATCTCCGCGGACGCATTACGGGGTAAACGCGCCACCTGCTTCGAGAGCATCAAGGACGACATAATAAACGCCGGCGCGGAATTCGTCGACGCCGAGGTTGTCGCGGACGGCGGGATAATAACGAGCCGCACGCCGGCGGACCTGGCCGCCTTCTGCCGAGCTATAATCGCGGCCTTATCGGATTAAGGGCACGTATGCAAAGGCCGGCTCGAGCCGGCCTTTTCTTTGCTGCGTTACCGAGGGGTCGAAATCTCAACGCCACGCCAGCCGGTACGCCGTAACGGCGCCCCCGCCCTCGTCGCCGCCGTACGCGACGACCCACGTGCCGTCGCCGCTAACCGCGACGACGACGCCCTTAGCTACGAACACCGCCTCCCCGCCGTCGGGCCGCCACGAAAAGCCATTACCCCCGTT
This genomic window contains:
- a CDS encoding type 1 glutamine amidotransferase domain-containing protein, translating into MTLAGNRILIFVDDGYEDLEFWYPKIRLEEEGAVVDVAAARKGVFYGKYGYPARADLAYKDVDAAAYDALVIPGGHAPDRIRRYKNAVATVKEMVRARKPVAAICHGPQVLISADALRGKRATCFESIKDDIINAGAEFVDAEVVADGGIITSRTPADLAAFCRAIIAALSD